One segment of Gammaproteobacteria bacterium DNA contains the following:
- a CDS encoding tetratricopeptide repeat protein yields the protein MRLIILSALTLAAGVWLAQVLREDTGYVLMGMGHWTVEMSFVLFCLLGFVAIGISYYLLRTLSSIMRGRRIYRKWRVNKLASSASEDLSKGLLAQSEGQWNKAERALVKKAENSKQPVINYLEAAKAATAQGASDRAERYLKLAQTAAPRKDIAIELTRVELLLNKNNTDSALEILQQLRKQKPKSTRVLDLMAQAFKQRGEWDKIIDIIPDIRKHHALDLDSYLALEHETYMGLIEQAMASKDSQRIRQAWSRLPKQLQQDSELLYAYAQGLIELNESSITEPLLRQAIEKEWQPKLVYLYGLIKDVNLGKQIQHAERWLYGHEKDAVLLLTLARLNIQKQLWGKARSYLDASLGVEPTPETYYVLAQLLERINEGNKANEFYRKGLMLASQTSQYTAA from the coding sequence ATGCGACTCATCATACTGTCTGCGCTCACCCTGGCAGCTGGCGTATGGCTAGCGCAAGTTTTACGTGAGGACACGGGTTACGTACTTATGGGCATGGGACACTGGACAGTTGAGATGTCTTTTGTACTGTTTTGCTTATTAGGCTTTGTCGCAATTGGCATAAGTTACTACCTGCTGCGAACACTAAGCAGCATCATGCGTGGCAGAAGAATCTATCGTAAATGGCGTGTAAACAAGCTTGCTTCTAGCGCCAGCGAGGACCTGAGTAAGGGGCTGCTTGCGCAATCCGAAGGTCAGTGGAATAAGGCGGAACGCGCGCTTGTTAAAAAGGCAGAGAACAGCAAACAACCCGTAATCAATTATCTTGAGGCCGCCAAGGCTGCTACCGCACAAGGTGCGAGCGACAGAGCCGAACGATATCTCAAACTGGCCCAAACGGCTGCGCCCAGAAAAGATATCGCGATTGAATTAACCCGCGTCGAATTATTACTCAATAAGAACAATACAGATTCGGCACTGGAGATACTTCAACAATTGCGCAAACAAAAACCCAAGAGCACCCGTGTACTGGATCTGATGGCCCAGGCCTTTAAACAACGAGGTGAATGGGACAAAATCATCGACATAATTCCCGATATACGCAAGCACCATGCGTTAGATCTTGACAGCTATCTGGCACTAGAGCACGAGACTTACATGGGTTTAATCGAACAGGCTATGGCATCAAAGGACAGCCAGCGCATACGCCAGGCATGGTCTCGTTTACCGAAACAACTACAGCAAGATAGTGAATTGCTATATGCCTACGCACAGGGACTCATCGAACTCAATGAGTCCAGCATCACCGAACCGCTATTGCGCCAAGCCATAGAAAAAGAATGGCAGCCAAAGCTGGTTTATCTTTACGGATTAATTAAAGACGTCAACCTTGGCAAACAGATCCAGCACGCCGAACGCTGGCTCTATGGACACGAAAAAGATGCCGTATTGTTACTAACTCTGGCGCGCTTGAATATTCAGAAACAACTATGGGGAAAGGCGCGGAGTTATTTGGATGCAAGCCTGGGCGTAGAACCTACTCCTGAAACATACTACGTATTAGCGCAGTTACTTGAACGAATTAACGAAGGCAATAAGGCTAATGAGTTTTATCGCAAGGGCTTGATGCTGGCGTCTCAGACATCTCAATATACGGCAGCCTAA
- a CDS encoding uroporphyrinogen-III C-methyltransferase, with protein sequence MKTEATIEKDNDADKHKSSGPTSAKTEADKHSESHTNSTAGKSTNSNKNDSKKSDKAKKPKPEKQSSSGSFTGTLGFLLSIAALGGGYWLWQQLDNALDYNQQLAAELRSSMEQTKNSIENNNRAQSEQLNSDLQSITQQQQGVETQLKNLLTSIGNSSRDWKVAEAKYLLEIANHKLQLQRDVPTSIAALKLADARIRSTGEPALLKVREVIAKEITSLETFAQPDTTGASLKLSSIADEVSKLPLQVRVQQIGSRTATPENSSDSSNAVENLPSAMWNSLKGLVTIRYNDRPIEPLLTPTQASNLNENVQIKLEQARLAILQGDQKIYNDNLDKAVAWLEQFYQIQNESVTLTIAQLKTLRELNVKPDLPDISTSLRELKNMARRLQLDLEEDKQGGKP encoded by the coding sequence ATGAAAACTGAGGCCACCATCGAAAAAGACAATGACGCTGACAAACATAAGAGCTCGGGTCCAACGTCCGCAAAAACGGAAGCCGATAAGCATTCCGAATCCCATACCAACAGCACCGCCGGTAAATCCACCAACTCCAACAAAAACGACTCAAAAAAATCTGATAAAGCAAAAAAGCCAAAACCCGAAAAACAATCCAGTAGTGGAAGCTTTACCGGCACATTAGGCTTTCTTCTCTCTATCGCTGCCTTGGGCGGCGGATATTGGTTATGGCAACAGCTGGATAACGCGTTGGACTATAACCAACAACTCGCCGCTGAACTACGCTCCAGTATGGAACAAACAAAAAATTCAATAGAGAACAATAATCGCGCACAGAGCGAACAACTCAACAGTGATCTACAGTCAATCACTCAACAGCAACAGGGAGTGGAGACGCAACTCAAGAATTTACTCACCAGCATAGGAAACTCCTCACGCGACTGGAAAGTCGCCGAGGCGAAATACCTGCTTGAAATAGCCAACCACAAACTACAACTTCAGAGAGACGTACCAACATCGATTGCCGCTTTGAAACTTGCCGATGCGCGCATACGCTCGACTGGCGAACCTGCCCTGCTCAAGGTTAGAGAAGTCATCGCCAAAGAGATCACGTCCCTAGAGACCTTCGCGCAGCCTGATACTACTGGCGCGTCACTTAAGCTCTCATCAATTGCTGACGAAGTCAGCAAATTGCCACTGCAAGTACGTGTGCAACAAATTGGATCAAGAACCGCAACACCAGAAAATAGCAGTGATTCCAGCAATGCTGTTGAAAATCTTCCCAGCGCTATGTGGAACTCTCTCAAGGGTCTGGTCACTATTCGTTATAACGATAGACCAATTGAACCTCTACTGACCCCAACTCAGGCATCCAATCTCAATGAGAACGTGCAAATCAAACTCGAACAGGCTCGCCTCGCGATCTTACAAGGTGACCAAAAAATTTATAATGACAATCTGGACAAAGCGGTCGCCTGGCTGGAACAGTTTTATCAAATACAAAACGAGTCGGTCACGCTGACTATTGCACAGCTAAAGACATTGCGTGAACTGAATGTAAAACCAGATCTTCCCGACATATCCACCTCCCTACGTGAACTAAAAAACATGGCACGACGTCTTCAACTTGATCTTGAAGAGGATAAGCAGGGAGGGAAGCCCTGA
- a CDS encoding uroporphyrinogen-III synthase, producing MPDTVAPLTGLSVLVTRPEHQASAMRALIEIVGGKSILFPVLEIVDPDDLGPIQDTIRQLDKFDIAIFISPNAAEKALNLVRKTRQWPKTLSVAAVGKGSARTLKNLGILPDIFPSTKFNSEALLEMPQMQDVAGKKIVIFRGEGGRELLAETLKSRGAEVIYAECYKRGKPKGDVSALMRAWARGGIDIITVTSNEGLSNLYDMVGQLGRHWLQKTPLVVVSERAEVLAKELGFKSDIIIAPQASDDAIVESIIKWHEQAQQRK from the coding sequence ATGCCTGATACCGTAGCGCCATTGACTGGTCTTAGTGTTCTGGTTACAAGACCAGAACACCAGGCCAGCGCCATGCGCGCGCTTATAGAGATTGTCGGAGGAAAAAGCATATTGTTTCCTGTACTGGAAATAGTTGACCCAGACGATCTTGGCCCGATACAGGATACCATCCGGCAACTCGATAAATTCGATATCGCTATATTCATCAGCCCTAATGCCGCCGAAAAAGCACTCAATCTAGTCCGCAAAACACGTCAATGGCCCAAGACGCTGTCCGTCGCCGCCGTTGGAAAAGGCAGCGCGCGGACATTGAAAAATCTTGGCATACTGCCTGACATTTTCCCCAGCACGAAATTCAACAGCGAGGCATTACTGGAAATGCCACAAATGCAAGACGTGGCGGGGAAAAAGATTGTAATATTCAGAGGAGAAGGCGGCCGTGAGCTTCTCGCTGAAACCTTGAAAAGTCGTGGCGCGGAAGTGATCTATGCGGAGTGCTACAAACGCGGCAAACCAAAGGGCGATGTTTCGGCACTGATGCGCGCGTGGGCAAGAGGCGGCATCGACATCATTACAGTTACCAGCAATGAAGGCCTCAGCAATCTGTACGACATGGTGGGACAACTTGGACGCCATTGGCTACAGAAAACACCTCTTGTCGTCGTGAGTGAGCGGGCTGAGGTTCTTGCTAAAGAACTTGGATTCAAAAGCGACATTATAATAGCCCCACAGGCGAGTGATGACGCCATAGTCGAAAGCATCATTAAATGGCATGAACAAGCACAACAGCGGAAATAG
- the hemC gene encoding hydroxymethylbilane synthase: MTEKTIRIATRKSPLALWQAEFVKARLEHFHPGVQVELVKMVTQGDKILDAPLAKVGGKGLFVKELEVGMLEGNADIAVHSMKDVPVEFPDGLHLATICEREDPRDAFVSNTFSSFDELPHGARVGTSSLRRQCQIMALRPDLEIVTLRGNVNTRLQKLDDGEYDAIILAAAGLKRLGFNDRIKECIDPLKSLPAIGQGAVGIECRSDDEYINTLLAPLNHEKTSIRVRAERAMNNRLEGGCQVPIGGYAELDHGVIVLRGLVGRPDGSEIIRGDISGRPEDAEELGRVLADDLLSRGAKEILDEIYRNA, from the coding sequence ATGACTGAAAAGACAATCCGCATCGCAACCCGTAAAAGTCCGCTCGCCCTGTGGCAGGCAGAATTCGTCAAGGCTCGCCTGGAGCACTTTCATCCCGGCGTACAGGTGGAACTGGTAAAAATGGTTACTCAAGGGGACAAAATCCTAGATGCACCCCTAGCCAAAGTGGGTGGCAAAGGTCTTTTCGTCAAGGAACTCGAAGTAGGAATGCTTGAGGGCAACGCCGATATCGCCGTACATTCCATGAAAGACGTGCCCGTAGAATTTCCTGATGGACTGCACCTGGCCACGATATGCGAAAGAGAAGATCCCCGTGATGCTTTCGTATCAAACACTTTCAGTAGCTTCGACGAATTACCTCACGGTGCCCGCGTTGGCACTTCCAGCTTGCGTCGCCAGTGCCAAATCATGGCACTCCGTCCCGATCTTGAGATTGTCACCTTGCGTGGCAACGTAAATACCCGTCTACAAAAATTAGATGATGGCGAGTATGACGCCATCATTCTCGCTGCTGCCGGCCTAAAGCGCCTGGGGTTTAACGACCGGATCAAAGAGTGTATTGATCCCCTGAAGAGCCTGCCTGCAATAGGTCAAGGCGCTGTCGGCATCGAGTGTCGTAGCGATGACGAGTACATCAACACCTTGTTAGCCCCTCTCAACCATGAAAAAACGTCTATCCGTGTTCGAGCCGAACGCGCAATGAACAATCGGCTTGAAGGCGGCTGCCAAGTACCAATTGGCGGTTATGCCGAACTCGACCACGGCGTTATTGTATTGCGCGGGCTTGTAGGTCGCCCCGATGGTAGCGAGATTATTCGTGGCGATATCAGCGGGCGACCCGAGGATGCTGAAGAACTAGGTCGTGTATTGGCAGATGATCTGCTTTCACGTGGCGCTAAAGAAATTTTGGACGAAATTTATCGAAATGCCTGA
- the sat gene encoding sulfate adenylyltransferase — MTKLVEPHGGTELKPLLLTGDALAKEKDRAQGLMQVPVSSREVGDLIMMGIGGFTPLDGFMTHADWQGVCDGMRTTSGLFWPIPITLSVDANTASSISEGMDIALVDPERNEIMATMSVTEKYTIDKFHEAMQVYKTTDIEHPGVKMVMEQGEFNLAGPVKVLSQGEFPEKYGDQFLTPQQTRDLFQSKGWSTIAAFQTRNPMHRSHEYLAKIAIETCDGVLIHSLLGKLKPGDIPAEVRADAIETLIENYFVKDTVVQAGYPLDMRYAGPREALLHALFRQNYGCSHLIVGRDHAGVGDYYGPFDAHHIFDEIPADALLTKPLKIDWTFWCDKCGGMASMRTCPHSAEDRLLLSGTKLRKALSEGTEVPENFSRPEVLQILRKYYGSLADDEKVEVKLSGHSAK, encoded by the coding sequence ATGACAAAATTGGTAGAGCCGCATGGTGGAACGGAATTAAAGCCACTTCTTCTTACCGGTGATGCACTGGCGAAGGAGAAGGATAGGGCGCAAGGCCTTATGCAGGTTCCTGTTTCATCGCGTGAGGTTGGCGACCTCATTATGATGGGTATAGGCGGTTTCACGCCGCTGGATGGATTTATGACACATGCCGATTGGCAAGGCGTGTGCGACGGAATGCGAACAACAAGTGGCCTATTCTGGCCCATTCCTATCACATTATCTGTAGATGCAAATACGGCATCGTCTATCTCCGAAGGCATGGATATCGCGCTGGTTGATCCAGAGCGCAATGAAATCATGGCCACGATGTCGGTGACTGAAAAATATACTATCGATAAATTTCACGAAGCCATGCAGGTTTATAAGACGACGGATATAGAGCATCCCGGCGTCAAAATGGTGATGGAGCAAGGTGAGTTTAATCTTGCTGGTCCGGTGAAGGTTTTATCGCAAGGTGAATTTCCAGAGAAATATGGTGATCAATTTTTGACGCCACAACAGACCCGTGATTTGTTTCAGTCAAAGGGTTGGTCGACAATTGCGGCATTTCAAACGCGAAATCCCATGCATCGTTCTCACGAATATCTAGCCAAGATTGCGATTGAAACCTGCGATGGTGTTTTAATCCATTCTTTATTAGGTAAGCTCAAGCCAGGCGATATTCCTGCCGAAGTGCGTGCCGATGCAATTGAAACCCTAATCGAGAACTATTTTGTCAAAGACACCGTGGTTCAGGCGGGTTATCCGCTGGACATGCGTTATGCAGGGCCACGCGAAGCGTTATTGCATGCGTTATTTAGACAGAATTACGGATGTTCTCATCTGATAGTCGGGCGTGACCACGCCGGTGTTGGTGATTACTACGGGCCTTTCGATGCTCATCATATCTTCGATGAAATTCCGGCTGATGCCTTATTAACTAAGCCGTTAAAAATTGACTGGACATTCTGGTGTGACAAATGTGGTGGTATGGCTTCTATGCGTACCTGTCCTCATAGTGCCGAGGATCGTCTTCTTCTTTCAGGTACAAAGTTACGTAAGGCTTTGTCTGAGGGAACTGAGGTGCCAGAAAATTTCAGTCGACCTGAGGTTTTGCAAATTCTTCGCAAATACTATGGTAGCTTGGCCGACGACGAAAAAGTGGAAGTCAAGTTGTCGGGACATTCTGCAAAATAA
- the aprB gene encoding adenylyl-sulfate reductase subunit beta, translating into MPTFVYMTRCDGCGHCVDICPSDIMHIDKTTRRAYNIEPNMCWECYSCVKACPHHAIDVRGYADFAPLGHSVRVKRDEEKGVIAWRIKFRNGKKDMDLLAPITTKPWGKHIPQLKQVQGPSQEMRDSQLLYNEPKYIRMDDGDIHTLKSNGLKMKLGVHY; encoded by the coding sequence ATGCCTACCTTTGTATATATGACACGCTGTGATGGTTGCGGCCATTGTGTTGACATCTGTCCTTCGGACATCATGCACATAGATAAAACGACACGTCGCGCATACAACATTGAACCTAACATGTGTTGGGAATGTTATTCATGTGTTAAAGCCTGTCCACATCATGCGATTGACGTGCGCGGCTATGCTGACTTCGCGCCACTGGGACACTCGGTTCGCGTAAAGCGCGACGAAGAGAAAGGTGTTATTGCGTGGCGTATCAAGTTCCGCAATGGCAAGAAAGATATGGACCTTTTGGCGCCGATTACTACCAAGCCATGGGGTAAGCATATTCCACAACTTAAGCAGGTGCAGGGCCCAAGTCAGGAAATGAGAGACAGCCAGTTGTTGTATAACGAGCCTAAGTACATCCGCATGGATGATGGTGATATACACACGCTCAAGTCTAACGGCCTGAAAATGAAATTAGGGGTGCACTACTAA
- the aprA gene encoding adenylyl-sulfate reductase subunit alpha — MAKTIVEDNIDILVCGAGLGGTGAAFEARYWGQNKKIVIAEKANIDRSGAVAQGLYAINCYMGTRFGENNPEDHVRYARIDLMGMVREDLLFDMARHVDSAVHQFEEWGLPLMRDPKKGSYLREGRWQIMIHGESYKPIVAEAAKKSADKVFNRICVTHLLMDESKENRVAGAVGFNVRTGDYHVFKSKAVIVAAGGASNIFKPRSVGEGAGRVWYAPWSSGSAYGLLIGAGAKMTQMENRIVLARFKDGYGPVGAYFLHLKTYTQNAYGEEYESKWFPELQKMVGKEYLDPEVSHRTHRPIPTCLRNHALINEVNAGRGPIHMVTMEAFQDPHLEEIGWHNFLGMTVGQAVLWAATDVDPKNENPELTTSEPYVMGSHATGCGAWCSGPEDLSPPEYYWGYNRMTTVEGLFGAGDAVGGTPHAFSSGSFTEGRIAAKAACKYIDDGKAEGIVVSSKQINARKEEIFKPMDHYKTYRNEITAGSVSPNYINPRQGLDRLQKLMDEYCGGQTVNYMTNDKLLNMGLKKMTILEEDLEKLAAADVHELMRAWELKHRHRTSEAVFHHTLFREETRWPGYYYRGDVLKVDDENWHVLTVSRRDPKTGEYVMEKAPLYHIVEENE; from the coding sequence ATGGCTAAAACTATCGTTGAAGACAATATTGATATCCTGGTGTGCGGCGCGGGCCTCGGTGGAACCGGCGCAGCGTTCGAAGCCAGATATTGGGGGCAAAACAAAAAGATTGTTATTGCTGAAAAAGCAAACATCGACCGTTCTGGTGCGGTAGCACAAGGTTTGTACGCGATTAACTGTTACATGGGTACGCGCTTTGGCGAAAACAATCCAGAAGATCACGTCCGTTATGCACGTATCGACTTGATGGGCATGGTGCGTGAAGACTTGTTGTTTGACATGGCACGCCACGTTGACTCTGCTGTTCACCAATTCGAAGAGTGGGGCTTACCGCTGATGAGAGACCCTAAGAAGGGTTCTTATCTTCGTGAAGGTCGTTGGCAGATCATGATTCACGGTGAGTCTTACAAACCTATCGTAGCAGAAGCGGCCAAGAAATCTGCGGACAAGGTATTTAACCGTATCTGTGTTACGCACCTTTTGATGGACGAGTCCAAGGAAAACCGCGTTGCAGGTGCTGTTGGATTTAACGTTCGTACAGGTGACTATCACGTATTCAAATCCAAGGCGGTTATCGTTGCCGCTGGTGGTGCGTCGAATATCTTTAAACCACGTTCAGTAGGTGAAGGTGCAGGTCGTGTATGGTACGCACCTTGGTCATCTGGTTCTGCCTACGGTCTATTGATCGGCGCAGGCGCAAAAATGACTCAGATGGAAAACCGTATCGTACTGGCTCGTTTTAAAGATGGTTATGGTCCAGTCGGTGCCTACTTCCTCCATCTCAAGACCTATACGCAAAACGCCTACGGCGAAGAGTATGAGTCCAAGTGGTTCCCTGAGCTACAAAAGATGGTGGGTAAGGAATATCTGGATCCGGAAGTTTCTCACAGAACACATCGTCCAATACCAACCTGTCTGCGTAACCACGCGTTGATCAATGAGGTCAATGCAGGTCGCGGTCCTATACACATGGTTACTATGGAGGCGTTCCAGGATCCGCATCTCGAAGAGATCGGCTGGCACAACTTCTTGGGTATGACGGTTGGTCAGGCTGTTCTTTGGGCGGCTACCGATGTGGATCCGAAGAACGAAAATCCAGAACTGACAACATCTGAGCCTTATGTTATGGGTTCACACGCCACGGGTTGTGGAGCCTGGTGTTCAGGTCCAGAAGACTTATCTCCACCGGAATACTATTGGGGCTATAACCGTATGACTACGGTTGAAGGTCTATTCGGTGCCGGTGATGCGGTAGGTGGTACGCCACACGCATTCTCTTCCGGTTCATTTACTGAAGGTCGTATTGCAGCGAAAGCCGCATGTAAATACATCGACGACGGTAAGGCCGAAGGCATTGTGGTATCCAGCAAGCAGATCAACGCCCGTAAGGAAGAGATCTTTAAGCCCATGGATCACTACAAAACCTACCGCAACGAGATTACTGCCGGTTCGGTCAGTCCTAACTACATCAATCCACGCCAGGGCCTGGATAGACTTCAGAAGTTGATGGATGAGTACTGTGGTGGCCAAACGGTTAACTACATGACTAACGACAAACTTCTGAATATGGGTCTGAAGAAGATGACCATCCTGGAAGAAGATTTGGAGAAACTCGCGGCAGCTGACGTACATGAACTGATGCGCGCTTGGGAACTTAAGCACCGTCACCGTACTTCTGAAGCTGTTTTCCATCATACCCTGTTCCGTGAGGAAACACGTTGGCCGGGTTATTACTACCGTGGGGACGTGTTGAAGGTTGATGATGAAAACTGGCACGTGTTGACCGTTTCCCGTCGTGATCCAAAGACTGGTGAGTACGTTATGGAGAAAGCTCCGTTGTACCACATCGTCGAGGAAAACGAATAA
- a CDS encoding peptidylprolyl isomerase → MTEVIGNHKYVELMYKVIDKKSASVLTEVEFPIGYVHGVTEALAPAVTAELEGKCAGDTIEVPIDCNDLYGPRDENLVLVEAIENVPEEYREVGMSILMENESGVTKTFIVTRVDDRSVTIDGNNPLCGREVIFSLEIKTVRDATEEEIEYGGKVEEVPDVKGTVKVPMQ, encoded by the coding sequence ATTACAGAAGTTATAGGTAATCACAAGTACGTTGAATTGATGTACAAAGTTATCGATAAAAAATCCGCATCGGTACTTACCGAAGTGGAATTTCCCATTGGTTATGTCCATGGAGTTACGGAAGCGCTTGCGCCTGCGGTGACCGCCGAACTGGAAGGTAAGTGCGCGGGAGATACGATAGAGGTACCGATAGACTGTAATGATTTATATGGTCCACGAGATGAAAATCTGGTGCTTGTTGAAGCCATAGAGAACGTTCCGGAAGAATATCGTGAAGTGGGTATGTCTATCCTGATGGAAAACGAAAGCGGCGTTACCAAAACCTTTATTGTGACCAGGGTGGACGATCGATCTGTCACCATTGATGGTAATAATCCGTTGTGTGGTCGTGAAGTTATCTTTAGCCTGGAAATCAAAACAGTTCGTGACGCTACGGAAGAAGAAATCGAATATGGCGGTAAGGTAGAAGAAGTGCCAGACGTTAAAGGCACCGTCAAAGTGCCTATGCAGTAA
- a CDS encoding HIT family protein yields the protein MSGEEQAPKKRDPNNPCLFCKDPRGVTLENELAYSARDSFAVSPGHTLVIPRRHVASFFELTPDEINACMDLIARERESIDKEFKPDGYNIGVNIGQAAGQSIFHVHIHIIPRYKGDVENPQGGVRHVIPKNAHYTR from the coding sequence ATGTCAGGCGAAGAGCAAGCACCGAAGAAAAGAGACCCAAACAATCCTTGTCTTTTTTGCAAGGATCCCCGTGGGGTAACACTCGAAAATGAATTGGCCTATAGCGCTCGTGATAGTTTTGCGGTAAGTCCTGGGCATACGCTGGTGATTCCTCGCCGACACGTCGCCAGTTTTTTTGAGCTTACGCCTGACGAAATCAATGCATGCATGGATTTAATTGCGCGGGAACGTGAGTCGATAGATAAAGAGTTTAAGCCCGATGGCTACAATATTGGTGTCAATATTGGTCAGGCCGCAGGACAGAGTATTTTTCACGTGCATATTCACATCATTCCTCGATACAAGGGAGATGTTGAAAATCCACAGGGTGGAGTAAGGCACGTGATACCGAAAAATGCGCATTACACGCGCTAA
- a CDS encoding DUF4931 domain-containing protein yields the protein MTQASEDEVREIRINPIVPTESVLVSTARGMRPKKAEELYQPDKRELVETCPFCRGNEHKTPPQITAYPEKGNWDIRIVENLFPVLADKGAKPNFSFGLQQAIDGYGRHEVVIDHHNHGIAVHEMSIEHLSQMFCLYQRRIRELYASDERLRCVLLFKNYGPAAGGSIPHTHSQIIAMPVVPQNIEAEVTHSAQHYQKHHQCIFCTLIDEALSYEATIYDKSSGEVRRKINVGQYVVERGEHFIAIKPFASRYEWEVHILPLVHQADFLDADAALLKDFAEVLKNTMTRLDKVVGGVQYNFFLHSLPRISDDKDFHQSYHWHLEICPRTSIPTGFELGSGLFVNTIAPEIAAKALRGA from the coding sequence ATGACCCAGGCAAGTGAAGACGAAGTTCGCGAAATCCGTATCAATCCAATCGTTCCAACAGAATCAGTTCTGGTATCTACAGCCAGAGGCATGCGACCTAAAAAAGCCGAAGAACTCTATCAACCAGATAAACGCGAACTGGTCGAAACCTGTCCATTTTGTCGAGGCAATGAACATAAGACCCCCCCGCAGATTACTGCGTATCCTGAAAAAGGGAATTGGGATATTCGAATAGTTGAAAATTTATTTCCAGTGCTTGCGGATAAGGGTGCAAAGCCAAATTTCAGTTTTGGATTGCAGCAGGCGATCGACGGCTATGGACGCCACGAAGTGGTCATCGATCACCATAACCATGGTATTGCCGTACACGAAATGTCCATCGAACATTTGAGCCAAATGTTCTGTCTCTATCAACGACGGATACGCGAGCTTTACGCATCAGATGAAAGACTGCGTTGTGTACTGCTTTTTAAAAACTATGGTCCTGCTGCCGGCGGCAGTATTCCGCATACTCATAGCCAGATTATTGCTATGCCTGTAGTGCCGCAAAATATTGAAGCGGAAGTTACACATAGTGCACAACATTACCAAAAGCATCACCAATGTATATTTTGTACTCTGATCGACGAAGCTTTGAGTTATGAAGCCACGATTTATGACAAGAGTTCAGGTGAAGTGCGTCGTAAGATTAATGTCGGTCAATACGTTGTCGAGCGAGGTGAACACTTTATTGCGATTAAGCCCTTTGCGAGTCGATACGAGTGGGAAGTCCACATATTACCGCTCGTTCATCAGGCAGATTTTTTAGATGCTGACGCGGCTCTGCTCAAGGACTTTGCTGAGGTATTGAAAAATACCATGACGCGGCTGGATAAAGTGGTTGGCGGGGTTCAATACAATTTCTTTCTTCATAGCCTGCCAAGAATTTCCGATGACAAGGACTTTCATCAGAGCTATCACTGGCATCTGGAAATTTGTCCGCGTACTTCGATACCGACCGGATTTGAATTGGGGTCAGGTTTATTCGTCAACACCATCGCACCCGAAATTGCCGCAAAGGCGCTGCGTGGAGCATAG